A section of the Burkholderia mallei ATCC 23344 genome encodes:
- a CDS encoding DUF1700 domain-containing protein, with amino-acid sequence MKQDAFIQRLRQALGSLPKRDVDEIVADYREYIGDAFSAGRTEEDVIAALGEPEKLARELKAQANFRQWEERRSFGNLMRVVGSIAGLGLLHLVLLVPFLLYMLVLTLGYVFFGALTVAGLVTLVAFGSHYVFGTPVPGVLPFGGGAAQLGAAGASGKADGKGATDGKAAQTGKIAQDLRVEGERYVLDLHDGSRVSIVTRKGVIDARKQGGKLSIDATGDGARELLTTGKDDTLGIARADVIALDLKSANGDQMTVANTGGSVPGVNVPGIAGGNVQMTPDGRGGMNLSVTNGENSVSIVGGRITVDNGKQHVSVAAPAGFALGGIAFGYGLAMLPIGIVGLLVCVWLTRVTWRALGRYVRRRIDAVSAKLERERAN; translated from the coding sequence ATGAAGCAGGACGCATTCATCCAGCGGTTGCGGCAGGCGCTCGGCAGCCTGCCGAAACGGGACGTCGACGAGATCGTCGCCGATTACCGCGAGTACATCGGCGACGCGTTCTCGGCCGGGCGCACCGAGGAAGACGTGATCGCCGCGCTCGGTGAACCGGAGAAGCTCGCGCGCGAGCTAAAGGCGCAGGCGAATTTCCGCCAATGGGAGGAGCGGCGCTCGTTCGGCAATCTGATGCGCGTGGTCGGCTCGATCGCGGGCCTCGGGCTGCTGCACCTGGTCCTGCTCGTGCCGTTCCTGCTGTACATGCTCGTGCTGACGCTGGGCTACGTGTTCTTCGGCGCGCTGACGGTGGCGGGCCTCGTCACGCTCGTCGCGTTCGGCAGTCACTACGTGTTCGGCACGCCCGTGCCGGGCGTCCTGCCGTTCGGCGGCGGCGCGGCGCAGCTCGGCGCGGCCGGCGCTTCGGGCAAGGCGGACGGCAAGGGCGCGACGGACGGCAAGGCCGCGCAGACCGGCAAGATCGCGCAGGATCTGCGTGTCGAGGGCGAACGCTACGTGCTCGACTTGCACGACGGCAGCCGCGTGTCGATCGTCACGCGCAAGGGCGTGATCGATGCGCGCAAGCAGGGCGGCAAGCTGTCGATCGACGCGACGGGTGATGGCGCGCGCGAGCTGCTCACGACGGGCAAGGACGACACGCTCGGCATCGCGCGCGCCGACGTGATCGCGCTCGATCTGAAGAGCGCGAACGGCGACCAGATGACGGTGGCGAACACGGGCGGATCGGTGCCGGGCGTGAACGTGCCCGGCATCGCGGGCGGCAACGTGCAGATGACGCCGGATGGCCGCGGCGGCATGAACCTGTCGGTGACGAACGGCGAGAATTCGGTATCGATCGTCGGCGGCCGGATCACCGTCGACAACGGCAAGCAGCACGTGAGCGTTGCCGCACCGGCCGGGTTCGCGCTCGGCGGCATCGCGTTCGGCTACGGGCTCGCGATGCTGCCGATCGGGATCGTCGGGCTGCTCGTGTGCGTCTGGTTGACGCGGGTCACGTGGCGCGCGCTCGGGCGGTACGTGAGGCGGCGGATCGATGCGGTATCGGCGAAGCTCGAGCGGGAGCGGGCGAACTGA
- a CDS encoding nuclear transport factor 2 family protein → MRTPYQIVADHYAASDRRDPAAMMADIAPTIEWTEMAGFPCAGTYRSADEIVRNVFRRLGEEWDGYTFALDALHDAGDTVIGIGRYSGTYRRTGKSFACRVAHVWRVDAGKIVRFEQFTDTLLVVQAMQP, encoded by the coding sequence ATGCGTACCCCTTACCAAATCGTCGCCGATCATTACGCGGCGTCCGACCGGCGCGATCCCGCCGCGATGATGGCCGACATCGCCCCGACGATCGAATGGACCGAGATGGCCGGCTTTCCGTGCGCGGGCACGTACCGCAGCGCGGACGAGATCGTCCGCAACGTGTTCCGGCGCCTCGGCGAAGAGTGGGACGGCTACACGTTCGCGCTCGACGCGCTGCACGACGCGGGCGACACGGTGATCGGCATCGGCCGCTACTCGGGCACTTACCGGCGGACCGGCAAATCGTTCGCGTGCCGCGTCGCGCACGTGTGGCGCGTCGATGCGGGCAAGATCGTGCGCTTCGAGCAGTTCACCGACACGCTGCTCGTCGTGCAGGCGATGCAGCCGTAA
- a CDS encoding PadR family transcriptional regulator, which translates to MKTQLKKGTLDMCVLAMLARRDSYAYELVSTLAETMEISEGTIYPLMRRLQAEAWVTTYLVESTSGPPRKYYSITDAGRASLRQMEDEWRSFVDEVNGVLALHGTRADGEERQ; encoded by the coding sequence ATGAAGACCCAGTTGAAGAAAGGCACGCTCGATATGTGCGTGCTCGCCATGCTGGCGCGGCGGGACAGCTACGCGTACGAGCTCGTGTCGACGCTCGCCGAAACGATGGAGATCAGCGAAGGCACGATCTACCCGCTGATGCGGCGCCTGCAGGCCGAGGCCTGGGTGACGACCTACCTCGTCGAATCGACGTCGGGGCCGCCGCGCAAGTACTACTCGATCACCGACGCCGGGCGCGCGAGCCTGCGGCAGATGGAAGACGAGTGGCGGAGTTTCGTCGACGAAGTCAACGGCGTGCTGGCGTTGCACGGCACGCGAGCGGACGGAGAGGAACGGCAATGA
- a CDS encoding molybdenum cofactor biosynthesis F family protein, with translation MNDKPQDWKNYEDFAAGIDTNRLPATDALVGRALTFELPGGAFAANFVDGQTLSWRRGETGGTDWYEAIEVAPDTFFVDVTFKSRPAEALTLVFNTATRRALGILSRIRSRDEAGAAPRVAQDFLVGTIAGGQADAGVSGILGIAGAEPAETRDLIGTRTLNVYSPNHTYEHTYLSSTRYCWQCLVGEQRGHGDVDLATTYKFADDLYVFTFREFLIPVASVFVFNFAAGRSTGKFLGETGDGAIANRPAGSFIRKLSQAVYPDDAQPI, from the coding sequence ATGAACGACAAACCGCAGGACTGGAAGAACTACGAAGACTTCGCGGCCGGCATCGACACGAACCGGCTGCCCGCGACCGATGCGCTCGTCGGCCGCGCGCTGACGTTCGAGCTGCCGGGCGGCGCGTTCGCCGCGAATTTCGTCGACGGCCAGACGCTCTCGTGGCGACGCGGCGAGACAGGCGGCACCGACTGGTACGAGGCGATCGAAGTCGCGCCCGATACGTTCTTCGTCGACGTCACGTTCAAGAGCCGGCCGGCCGAGGCGCTGACGCTCGTGTTCAACACCGCGACGCGGCGCGCGCTCGGCATCCTGTCGCGCATCCGCAGCCGCGACGAAGCGGGCGCCGCGCCGCGCGTCGCGCAGGATTTCCTCGTCGGCACGATCGCCGGCGGCCAAGCCGATGCGGGTGTATCGGGCATATTGGGCATAGCGGGCGCCGAGCCCGCCGAGACGCGCGATCTGATCGGCACGCGCACGCTGAACGTCTACAGCCCGAACCACACGTACGAGCACACGTACCTGAGCTCGACGCGCTACTGCTGGCAATGCCTCGTCGGCGAGCAGCGCGGCCACGGCGACGTCGATCTCGCGACGACCTACAAGTTCGCCGACGATCTCTACGTGTTCACGTTCCGCGAGTTCCTGATTCCGGTCGCGTCGGTGTTCGTGTTCAACTTCGCGGCCGGCCGCTCGACCGGCAAGTTTCTCGGCGAGACGGGCGACGGCGCGATCGCGAACCGGCCGGCCGGCTCCTTCATCCGCAAACTGTCGCAGGCCGTCTATCCGGACGATGCGCAACCGATCTGA
- a CDS encoding branched-chain amino acid ABC transporter permease: MKTPLAFAAPPRDAAARAKPAGARLALVATLGTLAAIALVVPAVADAYWIKTLTSALTISIAAAGVALLYRQLGLVCLSQHALLGVGGWIALRLAHLGAPFELCVLAGAAGGSAIGMIAGLPALRLRGLYLALVTLMMAGGFQVVVSAIGFPDGGGGFTGHLSFGARQMMARPLVGQSDAAYFRYVAAWAALAFALIELHRRSKAGRSWALIRRGEMPALAAGVNVVLYQTWAFGLAGLLAGLSGGLLAGSVGQLDGRAFAASESVLLFALSVVGGVYHWFGALITGLLLRAVPALLTDFGVNGYLAMIFFGAALLHALVTAPAGIAGQLAGLASRVGRAFRARDGGAR; encoded by the coding sequence ATGAAAACGCCTCTCGCCTTCGCCGCGCCGCCGCGCGATGCGGCCGCCCGCGCGAAGCCCGCCGGCGCGCGCCTTGCGCTCGTCGCGACGCTCGGCACGCTCGCCGCGATCGCGCTCGTCGTGCCCGCCGTCGCCGACGCTTACTGGATCAAGACGCTCACCTCCGCGCTGACGATCAGCATCGCCGCCGCGGGCGTCGCGCTGCTGTATCGGCAACTCGGGCTGGTGTGCCTGTCGCAACACGCGCTGCTCGGCGTCGGCGGCTGGATCGCGCTCAGGCTCGCGCATCTCGGCGCGCCGTTCGAGTTGTGCGTGCTCGCGGGCGCGGCGGGCGGCAGCGCGATCGGGATGATCGCGGGGCTTCCCGCGCTGCGCCTGCGCGGCCTCTATCTCGCGCTCGTCACGCTGATGATGGCGGGCGGGTTTCAGGTGGTCGTGTCCGCCATCGGCTTTCCCGACGGCGGCGGCGGCTTCACCGGCCATTTGTCGTTCGGCGCGCGGCAGATGATGGCGCGGCCGCTCGTCGGCCAGAGCGATGCGGCGTATTTCCGCTACGTCGCCGCGTGGGCCGCGCTCGCGTTCGCGCTGATCGAGCTGCATCGGCGCTCGAAAGCGGGGCGCTCGTGGGCGCTGATCCGGCGCGGCGAGATGCCGGCGCTCGCCGCGGGCGTGAACGTCGTGCTCTACCAAACCTGGGCGTTCGGGCTCGCGGGCCTGCTCGCGGGGCTCTCGGGCGGCCTGCTCGCGGGCTCGGTCGGCCAGCTCGACGGGCGCGCGTTCGCCGCGTCCGAATCGGTGCTGCTGTTCGCGCTGTCGGTGGTCGGCGGCGTCTATCACTGGTTCGGCGCGCTGATCACCGGGCTGCTGCTGCGCGCGGTGCCCGCGCTCCTGACCGATTTCGGCGTGAACGGTTATCTCGCGATGATCTTCTTCGGCGCGGCGCTGCTGCATGCGCTCGTCACGGCGCCCGCCGGCATCGCCGGGCAGCTTGCCGGGCTCGCGTCGCGGGTCGGGCGCGCGTTTCGCGCCCGCGACGGAGGCGCGCGATGA
- a CDS encoding ABC transporter ATP-binding protein, whose amino-acid sequence MIEISNLTVQFGGTRVLDALDAKLAAPICGLIGPNGAGKTTLLNVLSGFLRPRAGSVALDGRALLALSVAERVRAGVRRTFQTEQIVEDLSVHDNVLALAEHVMPALAARDDTRRALELVGLADVAHVQGAALNLYQRRMLELGKALVGAPRLLLLDEPGAGLNETEAARLADVIVRIPECVGAQVLLIDHDVELIDAVCEATLVLDFGKRLALGPTRAVLDDPLVRSAYLGQAFDEHEA is encoded by the coding sequence ATGATCGAAATCTCGAACCTGACCGTGCAATTCGGCGGCACGCGCGTGCTCGACGCGCTCGACGCGAAGCTCGCCGCGCCCATATGCGGGCTGATCGGCCCGAACGGCGCGGGCAAGACGACGCTGCTGAACGTACTGAGCGGCTTCTTGCGGCCGCGCGCGGGCAGCGTCGCGCTGGACGGCCGCGCGCTGCTCGCGCTGTCCGTCGCCGAGCGCGTGCGCGCGGGCGTGCGGCGCACGTTCCAGACCGAACAGATCGTCGAGGATCTGAGCGTGCACGACAACGTGCTCGCGCTCGCCGAGCACGTGATGCCGGCTCTCGCCGCGCGCGACGACACGCGGCGCGCGCTCGAACTCGTCGGCCTCGCCGACGTCGCGCACGTGCAGGGCGCGGCGCTCAACCTGTATCAGCGCCGCATGCTGGAACTCGGCAAGGCGCTCGTCGGCGCGCCGCGCCTGCTGCTGCTCGACGAGCCGGGCGCGGGCCTGAACGAGACCGAAGCCGCGCGGCTCGCCGACGTGATCGTTCGCATTCCCGAATGCGTCGGCGCGCAGGTGCTGCTGATCGATCACGACGTCGAGCTGATCGATGCCGTGTGCGAGGCGACGCTCGTGCTCGATTTCGGCAAGCGGCTCGCGCTCGGGCCCACGCGCGCGGTGCTCGACGATCCGCTCGTGCGCAGTGCGTATCTCGGCCAAGCGTTCGACGAACATGAAGCGTGA
- a CDS encoding GMC family oxidoreductase translates to MSAANQNGSTEFDYIVIGGGSAGCVVTHRLVSAGHRVLLLEAGPPDNSFFVHTPATFVRVIGTKRTWVYETEPQTHAAGRRMYVPQGRTLGGGSSVNAMVYIRGTPADYDGWRDAGCDGWGWDDVLPFFRRAEHNHRLAGPLHVSDSRFRHPLSHAFVQGAQEFGLPYNDDFNGASQAGVGFYQTTTFEGRRGSTAATYLAAVKRDPLLTTETDAFVTRIVFENGAAVGVRYQARDGEERIARARAEIVLCAGALASPKLLMLSGVGPAEQLLQHGIPVVHDSPEVGLNFQDHLEVSLYGRAREQVSLAGQDRGLNALRHGIQYTLFHTGLLTSNVVESGGFVDTANGGRPDVQFHVLPVLVGDVGREPLAGHGISINPCFLRPKSRGTVRLRSADPHAPILFDGNFLSHPDDFAALMRGLSLAREIMRMPSMSKAIAGEMLPTDGGRVDLDAYVRSHAKTVYHPSGTCRMGGDPDSVVDAQLRVRGVGGLRICDASVMPSLVSGNTNAPTIMIAERCAEFMLSPALAPTARAGASTPQAAPQDASHAR, encoded by the coding sequence ATGTCGGCGGCAAACCAGAACGGCTCGACGGAATTCGACTACATCGTGATCGGCGGCGGTTCGGCCGGCTGCGTCGTCACGCACCGGCTCGTGAGCGCCGGGCATCGCGTGCTGCTGCTCGAAGCCGGCCCGCCTGACAATTCGTTCTTCGTCCACACGCCCGCGACGTTCGTGCGGGTGATCGGCACGAAACGCACCTGGGTTTACGAGACCGAGCCGCAAACGCACGCGGCCGGCCGCCGGATGTACGTGCCGCAGGGCCGCACGCTCGGCGGCGGCAGCTCGGTGAACGCGATGGTCTACATCCGCGGCACGCCGGCCGATTACGACGGCTGGCGCGACGCCGGCTGCGACGGCTGGGGCTGGGACGACGTGCTGCCGTTCTTCCGGCGCGCCGAGCACAATCACCGGCTCGCCGGGCCGCTGCACGTAAGCGACTCGCGCTTTCGGCATCCGCTGAGCCACGCGTTCGTCCAGGGCGCGCAGGAGTTCGGACTGCCATACAACGACGACTTCAACGGCGCGTCACAGGCAGGCGTCGGCTTCTATCAGACGACGACGTTCGAAGGCCGGCGCGGCAGCACCGCCGCGACGTATCTCGCCGCCGTCAAGCGCGATCCGCTGCTGACGACCGAAACCGACGCGTTCGTCACGCGCATCGTGTTCGAGAACGGCGCGGCGGTCGGCGTGCGTTACCAGGCGCGCGACGGCGAAGAGCGGATCGCGCGTGCGCGCGCGGAAATCGTGCTGTGCGCCGGCGCGCTCGCGAGCCCGAAGCTCCTGATGCTGTCGGGCGTCGGCCCGGCGGAGCAACTGCTGCAGCACGGCATTCCGGTGGTGCACGATTCGCCCGAGGTCGGGCTCAACTTCCAGGATCATCTCGAAGTGTCGCTGTACGGGCGCGCGCGCGAGCAGGTCAGTCTCGCGGGGCAGGACCGCGGGCTCAACGCGCTGCGCCACGGCATCCAGTACACGTTGTTTCATACGGGGCTGCTCACGTCGAACGTCGTCGAAAGCGGCGGCTTCGTCGACACGGCGAACGGCGGCCGCCCGGACGTGCAGTTCCACGTGCTGCCCGTGCTCGTCGGCGACGTCGGCCGCGAACCGCTCGCGGGCCACGGAATCTCGATCAATCCATGCTTTCTGCGGCCGAAGTCGCGCGGCACCGTGCGCCTGCGCAGCGCCGATCCGCACGCGCCGATCCTTTTCGACGGCAATTTCCTCAGTCATCCGGACGATTTCGCGGCGCTCATGCGCGGCCTGTCGCTCGCGCGCGAGATCATGCGGATGCCGTCGATGTCGAAGGCGATCGCGGGCGAGATGCTGCCGACCGACGGCGGCCGCGTCGATCTCGACGCGTACGTGCGCTCGCACGCGAAGACCGTCTATCACCCGTCGGGCACGTGCCGCATGGGCGGCGATCCGGATTCGGTCGTCGACGCGCAACTGCGCGTGCGCGGCGTCGGCGGGCTGCGGATCTGCGACGCATCGGTGATGCCCTCGCTCGTGTCCGGCAACACCAATGCGCCGACGATCATGATCGCCGAGCGCTGCGCCGAATTCATGCTGTCGCCGGCGCTCGCGCCGACTGCGCGCGCCGGCGCGAGTACGCCGCAAGCCGCGCCGCAGGACGCGAGCCACGCGCGCTGA
- a CDS encoding aldehyde dehydrogenase family protein, whose amino-acid sequence MNLAALSTQHQRQSGFLARRQFGNWIDGRAAEPRSGRYLPVVDPATEMTIAEVAASDARDVDAAVAAARRAFDSGDWPRMRPASREKLLHQLAERLERYADELAALETLETGKLIGVARAIDVLGGAEYVRYMAGWATKLEGSTLDTSIAAPAGAEYFAYTRREAVGVVGAIVPWNFPLAIALWKVATALACGCTVVLKPSEETPLTALRLGELAQEAGLPDGVLNIVTGAGAEAGAALAAHPGIDKITFTGSVGVGRAIGHAAVERMARFTLELGGKSPLIVLDDADPDFAAHGAAQGIFFNQGQVCTAGSRVYVQKRLFERVVAGIAAAAEAMKIGSGFDPNTQIGPLVSKRHFERVLGHVDAAKEEGATLVTGGTRALDGGYFVKPTVFVDAAPAMRIVREEVFGPVVTVTPFDTVDDAVRLANDTDFGLAASVWSQNLSHVHRVVPRLKAGIVWVNTHNMLDPNLPFGGFKQSGYGRELGRAALEQFTELKSVCIAH is encoded by the coding sequence ATGAACCTGGCCGCTCTTTCGACCCAGCATCAACGCCAATCCGGCTTTCTCGCCCGCCGCCAGTTCGGCAACTGGATCGACGGCCGCGCCGCCGAGCCGCGCTCGGGCCGCTATCTGCCCGTCGTCGATCCGGCGACCGAGATGACGATCGCGGAAGTCGCCGCGAGCGACGCGCGCGATGTCGACGCGGCCGTGGCCGCCGCGCGCCGCGCGTTCGATTCGGGCGACTGGCCGCGCATGCGGCCCGCGAGCCGCGAAAAGCTGCTGCATCAGCTCGCCGAGCGCCTCGAGCGCTACGCGGACGAGCTCGCCGCGCTCGAGACGCTCGAAACCGGCAAGCTGATCGGCGTCGCGCGCGCGATCGACGTGCTGGGCGGCGCCGAGTACGTCCGCTACATGGCCGGTTGGGCGACGAAGCTCGAAGGCTCGACGCTCGATACATCGATCGCCGCGCCCGCCGGCGCCGAGTATTTCGCGTATACGCGCCGCGAGGCGGTGGGCGTCGTCGGCGCGATCGTGCCGTGGAATTTTCCGCTCGCGATCGCGTTGTGGAAGGTCGCGACCGCGCTCGCATGCGGCTGCACGGTGGTGCTGAAGCCGTCGGAGGAAACGCCGCTCACCGCGCTGCGCCTGGGCGAGCTCGCGCAGGAAGCGGGGCTGCCCGACGGCGTGCTGAACATCGTGACGGGCGCGGGCGCCGAGGCGGGCGCGGCGCTCGCCGCGCATCCGGGCATCGACAAGATCACCTTCACGGGCTCGGTCGGCGTGGGCCGCGCGATCGGCCACGCGGCCGTCGAGCGGATGGCGCGCTTCACGCTCGAGCTCGGCGGGAAATCGCCGCTGATCGTCTTGGACGATGCCGACCCCGACTTCGCCGCGCATGGCGCGGCGCAAGGCATCTTCTTCAATCAGGGGCAGGTCTGCACGGCGGGCTCGCGCGTGTACGTGCAAAAGCGCCTGTTCGAGCGGGTCGTCGCCGGCATCGCCGCGGCCGCCGAAGCGATGAAGATCGGCTCGGGCTTCGATCCGAACACGCAGATCGGCCCGCTCGTGTCGAAGCGGCACTTCGAGCGCGTGCTCGGCCACGTCGACGCCGCGAAGGAGGAGGGCGCGACGCTCGTCACCGGCGGCACGCGCGCGCTCGACGGCGGCTATTTCGTGAAGCCGACGGTGTTCGTCGACGCCGCGCCTGCGATGCGGATCGTGCGCGAGGAGGTGTTCGGGCCGGTCGTCACGGTCACGCCGTTCGACACGGTCGACGACGCGGTGCGGCTCGCGAACGACACCGACTTCGGGCTCGCGGCGAGCGTGTGGTCGCAGAACCTGTCGCACGTGCATCGCGTCGTGCCGCGGCTGAAGGCGGGCATCGTCTGGGTGAACACGCACAACATGCTCGATCCCAACCTGCCGTTCGGCGGCTTCAAGCAATCGGGCTACGGCCGCGAGCTCGGCCGCGCGGCGCTCGAACAGTTCACCGAGCTCAAATCCGTCTGCATCGCGCATTGA
- a CDS encoding SDR family NAD(P)-dependent oxidoreductase, giving the protein MHTFNDKVALITGGGTGIGAAVARKFVEAGGRVVLLGRRREPLDAVAKPLGAAAIAVAGDAADAHDVRRALDDARAAFGRVDVLVANAGGHGVGSALDTDDASWAQSTRVNLDTAFVCARELLPELIERRGSIVILSSLAGHFAGPNVIGYVTTKHALIGLTRSLARDYGRAGVRVNAVCPGWVRTAMADEQMDALRDAHGLATREDAYRLVTRDVPLGRPAQPDEVADTVLYLASPYASMITGTSLLVDGGASAVDLPTIEFAR; this is encoded by the coding sequence ATGCATACGTTCAACGACAAGGTCGCGTTGATCACGGGTGGCGGCACGGGCATCGGCGCGGCCGTCGCGCGCAAGTTCGTCGAAGCGGGCGGCAGGGTCGTGCTGCTCGGCCGCCGTCGCGAGCCGCTCGACGCGGTCGCGAAGCCGCTCGGCGCCGCCGCGATCGCGGTCGCGGGCGACGCGGCCGATGCGCATGACGTGCGCCGCGCGCTAGACGACGCGCGCGCGGCGTTCGGGCGCGTCGACGTGCTGGTCGCGAACGCGGGCGGCCACGGCGTCGGCAGCGCGCTCGACACCGACGACGCGTCGTGGGCGCAATCGACGCGCGTGAACCTCGACACCGCGTTCGTCTGCGCGCGGGAGTTGCTGCCCGAGCTGATCGAGCGGCGCGGCAGCATCGTGATCCTGTCGTCGCTCGCCGGCCATTTCGCGGGGCCGAACGTCATCGGCTACGTGACGACCAAGCACGCGCTGATCGGCCTCACACGCTCGCTCGCGCGCGACTACGGCCGCGCCGGCGTGCGCGTGAACGCGGTGTGCCCGGGCTGGGTGCGCACCGCGATGGCCGACGAGCAGATGGACGCGCTGCGCGACGCGCACGGGCTCGCGACGCGCGAGGACGCCTACCGGCTCGTCACGCGCGACGTGCCGCTCGGCCGCCCGGCGCAGCCCGACGAAGTCGCCGACACGGTGCTGTACCTGGCGTCGCCGTATGCATCGATGATCACGGGCACGTCGCTGCTCGTCGACGGCGGCGCATCCGCCGTCGATCTGCCGACAATCGAATTCGCGCGCTGA
- a CDS encoding ABC transporter substrate-binding protein, translating to MKPLSLNMKRALAGACIGAAGFLAQQAALAQSCGLANGKPATGAPIPIGAIVGKTGPDDFSSSARAAAAYFKCVNANGGINGRPVQYLVEDDQWNPETASQVASKLVRDRKVLALAGNASFVECGANAKFYEQENVIAIAGVGVPRECYFARNYAPLNMGPRLSMTEAALYAKQQYKATRMVCIAPNIPSLGAWSCEGPALWGKRNGVSVDTIVMDPDSADPTSVVLQAASKNPQAILLGLPKGLMVPILSAAEQQNLGRRIHFVSAASGYDLGVPKAIGPYWKGNFDVNLEFQPLDAQTPDNRNWLAVMDKYGDRKDPRDTFSQAGYLAARLVTDTLLKLPANQLDRAHVTAALREVKDFRSDILCGPFYVGAGERHNANNAGRMAQSTGTGWKTVSTCQAVDDPQLADIRAAEKKMH from the coding sequence ATGAAGCCGCTTTCCCTCAACATGAAGCGCGCGCTTGCCGGCGCGTGCATCGGCGCCGCGGGATTTCTCGCGCAACAGGCGGCGCTCGCGCAGAGCTGCGGGCTCGCGAACGGCAAGCCCGCGACGGGCGCGCCGATTCCGATCGGCGCGATCGTCGGCAAGACCGGCCCCGACGACTTCAGCTCGTCGGCACGCGCGGCCGCCGCGTATTTCAAGTGCGTGAACGCGAACGGCGGCATCAACGGCCGGCCTGTCCAGTATCTCGTCGAAGACGATCAATGGAATCCGGAAACGGCGTCGCAGGTCGCCTCGAAACTCGTACGCGACCGCAAGGTGCTCGCGCTCGCGGGCAACGCGAGCTTCGTCGAATGCGGCGCGAACGCGAAGTTCTACGAACAGGAGAACGTGATCGCGATCGCCGGCGTCGGCGTGCCGCGCGAATGCTATTTCGCGCGCAACTACGCGCCGCTCAACATGGGGCCGCGCCTGTCGATGACGGAGGCGGCGCTGTACGCGAAGCAGCAGTACAAGGCGACGCGGATGGTGTGCATCGCGCCGAACATCCCGAGCCTCGGCGCGTGGTCGTGCGAAGGGCCGGCGCTCTGGGGCAAGCGCAACGGCGTGAGTGTCGACACGATCGTGATGGACCCCGACTCCGCCGATCCGACGTCGGTCGTGCTGCAGGCGGCGTCGAAGAATCCGCAGGCGATCCTGCTCGGGCTGCCGAAAGGGCTGATGGTGCCGATCCTGTCGGCCGCCGAGCAGCAGAACCTCGGCCGGCGGATTCACTTCGTCTCGGCGGCGTCCGGCTACGACCTCGGCGTGCCGAAGGCGATCGGCCCGTACTGGAAGGGCAATTTCGACGTGAACCTCGAGTTCCAGCCGCTCGACGCGCAAACGCCGGACAACCGGAACTGGCTCGCGGTGATGGACAAGTACGGCGACAGGAAGGACCCGCGCGACACGTTCTCGCAGGCGGGCTATCTGGCCGCGCGGCTCGTGACCGACACGCTGCTGAAACTGCCCGCGAACCAGCTCGATCGCGCGCACGTGACGGCCGCGCTGCGCGAGGTGAAGGACTTCCGCAGCGACATCCTGTGCGGCCCGTTCTACGTCGGCGCGGGCGAGCGGCACAACGCGAACAACGCGGGCCGGATGGCGCAATCGACGGGCACGGGCTGGAAGACGGTGTCGACGTGCCAGGCGGTCGACGATCCGCAACTCGCCGACATCCGCGCGGCCGAAAAGAAGATGCACTGA
- a CDS encoding branched-chain amino acid ABC transporter permease, whose translation MNAIDFVPYLISGLGVGAVYALSGVGLVVLYRASGVLNFAFGATGALGAYVAAACLDADYPQALAWGAAVAASTAASLVYGLVLAPRLAARERVVRSVATLGFALVLLGFCEWYWGDTPRRLVLPTDSEALDFGDVRFTYTRIVGLALACAMMAAIGVVLARTRLGLHMRALSNDRHLSGVLGIRVLSVDAAAWAISGVFAGITGLLLANLVRLQAAVLTFLVIPAFAAAIVGRLASLPATVAAGVAIGLAEALAITVPGFAPYRSATPFLIALVAMLFIGSPSSGRAANES comes from the coding sequence ATGAACGCGATCGACTTCGTTCCTTACCTGATCTCCGGGCTCGGCGTCGGCGCGGTGTACGCGCTGTCGGGCGTCGGCCTCGTCGTGCTGTATCGCGCGTCCGGCGTGCTGAACTTCGCGTTCGGCGCGACGGGCGCGCTCGGCGCGTACGTCGCGGCCGCGTGTCTCGATGCCGACTATCCGCAGGCGCTCGCGTGGGGCGCGGCGGTCGCCGCGTCGACCGCGGCGTCGCTCGTCTACGGCCTCGTGCTCGCGCCGCGGCTCGCCGCGCGCGAGCGCGTCGTGCGCAGCGTCGCGACGCTCGGCTTCGCGCTCGTGCTGCTCGGCTTCTGCGAGTGGTACTGGGGCGATACGCCGCGCCGCCTCGTGCTGCCGACCGACAGCGAAGCGCTCGACTTCGGCGACGTCCGCTTCACGTACACGCGCATCGTCGGCCTCGCGCTCGCGTGCGCAATGATGGCCGCGATCGGCGTCGTGCTCGCGCGCACGCGGCTCGGGCTGCACATGCGCGCGCTGTCGAACGACCGGCACTTGAGCGGCGTGCTCGGCATTCGCGTGCTGAGCGTCGACGCGGCCGCCTGGGCGATTTCGGGCGTATTCGCGGGCATCACCGGCCTGCTGCTCGCGAACCTCGTGCGCCTGCAGGCGGCGGTGCTCACGTTCCTCGTGATACCGGCGTTCGCCGCGGCGATCGTCGGCCGGCTCGCGTCACTGCCCGCGACGGTGGCGGCCGGCGTCGCGATCGGCCTCGCCGAGGCGCTCGCGATCACCGTGCCCGGCTTCGCGCCGTACCGCAGCGCGACGCCGTTCCTGATCGCGCTCGTCGCGATGCTCTTCATCGGCTCCCCATCGAGCGGCCGCGCCGCGAACGAATCATGA